A section of the Ignavibacteriales bacterium genome encodes:
- a CDS encoding phospho-N-acetylmuramoyl-pentapeptide-transferase, translating into MLYYLAEYINATYSPPGFDVFQFITFRAALSAITALLIGFFVGPKIIKILQKKQIGEAKKEDGPEFHWSKAGTPTMGGLIILISSLVPVLLWGNLGNIYVLIILFVTISLGVVGFTDDYLKVIKHYKKGLVAKYKLLGQFLVGLVMALVIYFAPQFDSINTITTIPFLKGVEFDFSIFYIPIIIFIIIATSNAVNLTDGLDGLATGTVGIVVLTLGIIAYVSGNILTADYLDIIYLKGAGELSVFCTALAGAALGFLWFNAYPAQVFMGDTGSLALGGAVGALSILVKKEFLLPILGGIFFVEALTVILQRYYFKYTKKKYGEGRRIFKMAPVHHHFEMTGVPEPKIVMRFYIIAVILAIVTLATFKLR; encoded by the coding sequence ATGCTCTATTATCTGGCGGAATACATCAACGCGACATACAGTCCACCAGGATTCGATGTGTTCCAGTTCATCACATTCAGAGCGGCACTATCGGCGATAACTGCGCTTCTCATTGGTTTTTTTGTAGGACCTAAGATAATAAAGATCCTGCAAAAAAAGCAGATCGGTGAAGCGAAGAAGGAAGACGGGCCGGAATTTCACTGGTCGAAAGCCGGTACACCGACGATGGGCGGTCTGATAATACTTATATCCTCGCTGGTACCCGTTCTTTTATGGGGAAACCTGGGCAACATTTATGTTTTGATAATCCTTTTTGTGACTATTTCACTGGGCGTGGTGGGATTTACGGATGATTATTTGAAAGTGATCAAGCATTACAAGAAGGGGCTGGTTGCGAAGTATAAGCTGCTGGGGCAGTTTTTGGTGGGGCTGGTGATGGCGCTGGTGATATATTTCGCGCCTCAGTTCGATAGTATTAATACGATAACGACGATACCGTTTTTAAAGGGTGTGGAATTCGATTTCTCGATCTTTTATATACCTATAATAATCTTCATTATTATAGCGACGTCAAACGCGGTAAACCTGACAGACGGACTGGATGGACTAGCAACGGGGACGGTGGGAATTGTGGTGCTAACGCTCGGAATAATTGCTTATGTGTCAGGGAACATTCTAACGGCTGATTACCTCGACATCATTTATCTCAAGGGTGCCGGTGAACTTTCGGTATTTTGCACTGCTTTAGCCGGCGCTGCTCTTGGGTTTTTATGGTTTAATGCTTATCCCGCCCAGGTCTTTATGGGTGACACAGGTTCGTTGGCACTGGGCGGGGCAGTCGGGGCTCTAAGTATACTGGTGAAGAAGGAATTCCTCCTGCCGATATTGGGAGGGATCTTCTTCGTCGAAGCACTAACGGTGATATTACAGAGATATTATTTCAAGTACACGAAGAAGAAGTACGGCGAGGGGAGAAGGATATTCAAAATGGCACCTGTGCATCACCATTTCGAAATGACGGGTGTACCGGAGCCGAAGATCGTGATGAGGTTTTACATTATTGCCGTAATACTTGCTATAGTCACACTGGCAACATTTAAGTTGAGATAG
- a CDS encoding UDP-N-acetylmuramate--L-alanine ligase, giving the protein MSQPDIEILNGVKKIHLIGIGGIGMSGIAEYLLRKGYEVSGSDMTLTDITARLHSLGAKISEGHTGEYLHQDTDLVVYTAAVHDDNPEFKKAAAYGMKMIKRAEMLGHIVNGMYLIAVAGTHGKTTTTSMIAKVLLDNDYDPTVFVGGNVSFLEGASSRIGNGKYAVVEADEYDRSFHRLKPDVAVITNVEYDHSDIYSSFADMKKAFADFCKNLKKDGKIVACGDDENMRGVVEMSGIKEAMYYGLEKDNDYRIRQIKYSKDGVRFLLRKKEVHLHIFGEHNILNASATRIAARIAGIKFGGFQKSMETYKGVQRRLELKYDGKVKVFDDYAHHPTEINATMDAVKRMKPKRIITVFQPHLYSRTRDFHKEFAEALKKNDILILAKIYPAREAPIEGVTSEMILNDLSEREKKKAFYIQNEQEIYSMLYDNIKKGDYIIFQGAGTITNYCNEFVSLLEKRNEMAHTA; this is encoded by the coding sequence ATGTCACAGCCGGATATAGAAATATTAAATGGCGTGAAGAAGATACATTTGATCGGTATTGGCGGAATAGGGATGAGCGGGATAGCGGAGTATCTATTGAGAAAGGGTTACGAAGTTTCGGGCAGTGACATGACGCTTACTGACATAACAGCGAGGCTTCACAGCCTGGGCGCAAAAATATCGGAAGGGCATACCGGAGAATACCTGCACCAGGACACAGACCTTGTGGTTTACACGGCGGCGGTACATGATGACAACCCGGAATTTAAGAAGGCGGCGGCATACGGAATGAAGATGATAAAGAGGGCGGAGATGCTCGGTCATATAGTTAACGGGATGTACCTGATAGCAGTAGCAGGCACTCATGGAAAGACGACGACAACTTCGATGATAGCGAAGGTTCTCTTAGATAACGATTACGATCCTACGGTTTTTGTCGGGGGAAACGTGAGCTTTCTGGAAGGAGCGTCGAGCAGGATCGGTAACGGCAAGTACGCAGTGGTAGAAGCGGATGAGTATGACAGGAGCTTTCACAGGCTGAAACCGGACGTAGCAGTGATAACGAACGTGGAATACGATCACTCGGACATTTACAGCAGTTTCGCCGACATGAAGAAGGCTTTCGCAGACTTCTGCAAAAATCTGAAAAAGGATGGGAAGATAGTTGCCTGCGGAGACGATGAGAACATGAGGGGAGTTGTAGAGATGAGCGGTATCAAGGAAGCGATGTATTACGGGCTTGAAAAGGATAACGATTACAGGATACGGCAGATAAAGTATTCAAAGGATGGTGTGAGATTTTTATTAAGAAAGAAGGAAGTTCATTTACATATTTTCGGCGAACATAACATACTAAACGCTTCAGCCACCCGCATCGCAGCGAGAATAGCCGGGATAAAGTTCGGCGGATTCCAGAAAAGCATGGAAACGTACAAAGGGGTGCAGAGGAGACTGGAGCTGAAGTACGACGGAAAGGTGAAGGTCTTCGATGACTACGCGCATCACCCGACGGAAATAAACGCAACGATGGACGCAGTGAAGAGGATGAAGCCGAAAAGAATAATAACAGTTTTTCAGCCTCATTTGTATTCGAGAACGAGGGATTTTCACAAGGAGTTCGCAGAGGCTCTAAAAAAAAACGATATACTCATCCTTGCAAAGATATACCCTGCAAGGGAAGCTCCGATAGAAGGGGTGACGAGCGAAATGATATTGAACGATCTTTCAGAAAGAGAAAAAAAGAAAGCATTTTACATTCAAAACGAACAGGAGATCTACTCAATGCTGTATGATAACATAAAGAAGGGCGACTATATAATATTCCAGGGAGCGGGTACGATCACCAATTATTGTAATGAATTCGTGAGTCTTTTGGAAAAGAGAAACGAAATGGCACATACGGCATGA
- the ftsA gene encoding cell division protein FtsA produces the protein MKSPRGRKMSPKKKKSKSNDEIIVGLDVGTTKICVIVARAGKDNKLDILGIGMAPSDGLHRGIVVNPHKTIDSIQKALDEAELNSGVEIDSVTVGIAGHHIRCIQSSSTVGINNPDRVIQEEDIERLIEQARIMKLPSDTKIIDVIPQEYIIDGKDGIFETPVGMFGVRLEAKVNIITGLVSSIDDLSKCVTSCGVHIDDIVLEPIASSYSVLDETEKKVGVAMIDIGGGTTDIAVFKKGVLKYTAGIGIAGNLVTNDIVEALGIAESEAERIKREYGYATVGEILNDDIITVEAIKGKVPKKTRKSILARIIQARMQDIFELAAIEIQNSMIANELHAGVVVTGGGSLVKGTKELAEGIMGTDVNLGIPTGLTGGLIKEVESPIFATGVGLVLYRYKSLHDDDKPVFEKAGSVDRKKKNVNMKNIFSKIKEWFDEL, from the coding sequence ATGAAGAGTCCCAGAGGGAGAAAAATGAGTCCCAAAAAGAAAAAATCTAAATCAAACGACGAGATAATTGTCGGGCTGGACGTAGGTACTACAAAGATCTGCGTGATAGTAGCGCGTGCAGGTAAGGATAATAAGCTGGATATACTGGGCATAGGAATGGCTCCATCGGATGGGCTTCACAGGGGGATAGTGGTAAATCCTCACAAGACCATAGATTCGATCCAGAAAGCTCTGGACGAGGCGGAATTGAACTCCGGTGTGGAGATTGATTCCGTAACGGTGGGTATTGCGGGGCATCACATAAGGTGCATACAGTCGAGCAGTACCGTGGGGATAAACAATCCCGACCGTGTGATACAGGAAGAGGACATAGAGCGACTGATCGAGCAGGCAAGGATAATGAAACTGCCGAGCGATACAAAGATTATAGACGTTATACCGCAGGAGTATATAATAGATGGTAAGGACGGTATATTCGAGACTCCGGTGGGGATGTTTGGGGTGAGGCTGGAAGCGAAGGTGAACATCATCACAGGGCTGGTCTCATCGATAGACGATCTCTCGAAATGTGTGACGAGCTGTGGTGTGCATATAGATGATATTGTGCTGGAGCCAATCGCATCATCATATTCGGTGCTGGATGAGACGGAGAAGAAGGTGGGTGTGGCGATGATAGATATAGGCGGAGGTACAACTGATATAGCGGTGTTTAAGAAGGGAGTATTGAAATACACAGCGGGTATCGGTATAGCCGGAAACCTGGTAACGAACGATATAGTGGAAGCGCTCGGCATAGCAGAGAGCGAAGCAGAAAGGATAAAGAGGGAATACGGGTACGCAACTGTCGGCGAGATATTGAATGATGATATAATCACGGTAGAGGCTATAAAGGGCAAGGTTCCGAAGAAGACCAGGAAGAGCATACTAGCGAGGATAATACAAGCAAGGATGCAGGATATATTCGAACTGGCGGCGATAGAGATACAAAATTCGATGATAGCGAATGAGCTTCACGCGGGGGTAGTAGTGACAGGCGGAGGTTCGCTGGTAAAGGGCACGAAGGAATTAGCCGAGGGCATCATGGGAACGGACGTGAACCTCGGTATTCCGACGGGGCTTACGGGCGGACTAATAAAGGAAGTTGAAAGTCCGATATTCGCGACGGGAGTAGGGCTGGTGCTTTATAGGTATAAGTCACTTCATGACGACGATAAGCCGGTATTCGAGAAAGCCGGATCGGTGGACAGGAAAAAGAAGAACGT
- a CDS encoding cell division protein FtsW — protein MNEERGKIDIWILLPVLFLLIFSIGAVYSASSSFALDEFSDPMYLFKQHALRVIVSIFFIFLFAKIDYRYLQDAAKPLIIVSILLLLYIFIGGQSSVKGAARWIFIGPFSFQPSDLAKFTLLIYISALLVKKKDYAWMLYRGYLPILFYLLLVTGLVALQPNFSTSLIIFGTGILILFNSNVKKKHIMYTIVALIPLGIIFVLSKAYIIDRITSHAEYTGGGDSNYQLYQAIIGFGNGGLFGIGPGNSLQREFFLPEAHGDFIYSIIGEEYGFIGTMAVLMLFMVIMFRGFKVSKEIKDDFGRYVSFGITAVITAYAVINMFVSTGIAPTTGVPMPFISYGGTAMIINSIAIGILLNISSFRNEPKTTFAEEPEGEVLNI, from the coding sequence ATGAACGAAGAAAGAGGAAAAATAGACATCTGGATATTACTGCCTGTACTATTCCTACTTATATTCAGCATTGGGGCGGTTTACAGCGCGAGCTCCTCTTTTGCGTTGGATGAGTTTTCGGACCCAATGTATTTATTCAAACAGCATGCGTTAAGAGTTATAGTATCGATCTTTTTTATTTTCCTTTTTGCGAAAATAGATTACAGATATCTACAGGACGCGGCAAAGCCGTTGATAATAGTTTCCATACTGCTCCTGCTGTATATATTTATCGGCGGTCAAAGCAGTGTAAAAGGCGCGGCAAGATGGATATTCATAGGCCCGTTCAGCTTTCAACCTTCGGACCTGGCAAAGTTCACACTGCTCATTTACATATCCGCGTTACTGGTTAAAAAGAAAGATTACGCGTGGATGCTTTACAGAGGATATCTGCCGATATTATTCTATCTATTGCTTGTAACGGGACTTGTGGCGCTACAGCCTAACTTCTCGACTTCGCTGATAATTTTTGGAACGGGAATACTGATATTGTTTAATTCGAATGTGAAGAAGAAGCACATTATGTACACGATAGTTGCTCTAATACCGCTCGGAATAATATTCGTTCTTTCCAAGGCATACATTATAGACAGGATAACATCGCATGCGGAATATACCGGGGGCGGTGATTCGAATTACCAGCTGTACCAGGCGATAATAGGATTCGGTAACGGCGGGCTATTCGGAATCGGACCAGGAAATTCACTACAAAGGGAATTCTTCCTGCCGGAAGCGCATGGTGACTTTATTTACTCTATTATAGGTGAAGAATACGGATTTATAGGAACTATGGCAGTGCTTATGCTTTTCATGGTGATAATGTTCAGAGGATTTAAAGTGTCGAAGGAGATAAAGGACGATTTTGGAAGATATGTTTCTTTCGGTATAACGGCGGTAATAACAGCTTATGCCGTAATAAACATGTTCGTTTCAACGGGGATCGCTCCGACGACGGGTGTGCCGATGCCTTTTATAAGCTACGGAGGTACGGCGATGATAATTAATTCGATAGCGATAGGAATACTGCTGAACATTTCCTCATTCAGGAATGAGCCGAAGACGACGTTTGCGGAAGAACCCGAAGGGGAGGTACTCAACATTTAA
- the murG gene encoding undecaprenyldiphospho-muramoylpentapeptide beta-N-acetylglucosaminyltransferase, giving the protein MKVLFACGGTGGHIYPAIAIADEIMKRDENAGILFVGAKGKIEEKIVPDNGFELKTITIKGLDRKNFFKNITLPIKILGAVKDCRKIIREFGPDVAIGTGGYSSLPAIYAASKMGIPTLIQGGDSYPSKVTKFLSKYVSRVVINFEETRAHLKRKENIIRFSHPVRASLSRVSKEEAYELFGLDSGKRTLFIFGGSQGAKGINEAVENIIDKLREMNINIIWQTGKTDFDRLHEKYNDDSQDVKVYEFIEHIGHAYSIADLVVCRAGISSIMELSTLGLAALLIPYPFAAENHQEKNARTIERAKAGLVLEQNELKEKLFETIQSTLSNDVLLNEMRENIRQFSDPQAAEKIADEALKLVA; this is encoded by the coding sequence ATGAAAGTACTTTTTGCCTGCGGAGGAACCGGAGGGCACATATACCCGGCGATAGCGATCGCCGACGAGATAATGAAGCGGGATGAAAATGCAGGGATACTTTTTGTAGGAGCTAAGGGAAAGATTGAAGAAAAGATAGTACCGGATAACGGATTTGAACTAAAGACAATTACGATAAAGGGGTTAGACAGAAAGAATTTTTTTAAGAACATAACATTACCGATAAAGATATTAGGGGCAGTGAAAGATTGCAGGAAAATAATAAGAGAATTTGGTCCCGACGTGGCAATCGGCACAGGCGGTTATTCGAGCCTGCCCGCGATATACGCGGCGTCTAAAATGGGTATTCCAACACTTATACAGGGCGGTGACTCATATCCGAGCAAGGTAACGAAGTTCCTATCGAAGTATGTCAGCAGGGTAGTGATAAATTTTGAAGAAACGCGCGCTCATTTAAAGAGAAAAGAAAATATAATAAGATTTTCTCATCCGGTCAGGGCTTCACTGAGCAGGGTTTCAAAAGAAGAAGCATATGAATTATTCGGACTGGACAGCGGGAAAAGAACCCTGTTTATTTTCGGGGGCAGCCAGGGAGCAAAGGGAATCAATGAAGCGGTCGAGAATATAATCGATAAGCTGAGAGAAATGAACATTAACATTATCTGGCAGACAGGGAAGACGGATTTTGACAGACTGCATGAGAAATATAATGACGATAGCCAGGATGTAAAGGTGTACGAGTTCATAGAACATATAGGGCATGCATACAGCATTGCGGACCTCGTCGTTTGCAGGGCAGGCATCAGCAGTATTATGGAGCTTTCGACACTTGGTTTGGCAGCGCTTTTGATACCGTATCCATTCGCGGCGGAGAACCATCAAGAAAAAAACGCAAGAACAATAGAGAGAGCGAAAGCAGGATTGGTACTGGAACAAAATGAGTTAAAAGAAAAACTGTTTGAGACGATACAAAGTACTTTATCGAATGACGTTCTTTTAAATGAAATGAGGGAGAACATAAGACAGTTCTCCGATCCACAAGCCGCGGAGAAGATCGCGGATGAAGCCTTAAAGCTCGTTGCGTAG
- a CDS encoding UDP-N-acetylmuramoyl-L-alanine--D-glutamate ligase: MKLDEIRNSSFTILGAGRSGIGIAKLLKKAGAKVFLSDSNPPEKLAYLDAGLLEKEGIEYEIGEHSEKVFDNDVFIKSPGIPPDSAVITGAVSRGKKVVSEIEAGYWFCEAPIIAITGTNGKTTTTVLTGEMLKNAGKDVKVCGNVGLAFSEVIPEVTKDSVVVLEVSSFQLDSIEEFKPRAAVFLNFKDDHLDWHKTRENYMNAKMKITMNQNESDLFVYNEDDAEIIKNLGNLRARKAGFGMIKGESDEGCYLEGETIYYYNKEMNEAVINTNEIFIKGLHNVYNSMAGIISAIEFGVSFDVIRETLRTFKGVEHRIEFVRELNGVRFYNDSKATNVESTKMALMSFDNNIVLILGGYGSANFDEIKSIVKDRVKKIIAVGDSKEFVKENFGELTDVSGTFEDAVTKAHSEAQPGDVVLLSPAYKSFDMFNNFEERGREFKRIVNSL, from the coding sequence TTGAAGTTAGACGAGATAAGAAATAGTTCTTTTACAATTTTGGGAGCAGGGAGGAGCGGAATAGGAATCGCGAAGCTTCTTAAAAAGGCAGGCGCGAAAGTCTTTCTCAGCGACTCTAATCCCCCCGAAAAACTTGCTTACCTGGATGCGGGACTGCTGGAAAAGGAAGGAATTGAATACGAGATAGGCGAACACAGTGAAAAGGTTTTCGACAACGATGTTTTTATCAAGAGCCCGGGGATACCGCCGGACAGCGCAGTGATAACAGGTGCTGTCAGCAGAGGCAAAAAGGTTGTGAGTGAGATAGAAGCGGGGTACTGGTTTTGTGAAGCTCCCATAATAGCAATAACGGGAACGAACGGTAAGACGACGACAACAGTACTGACCGGGGAAATGCTTAAGAACGCGGGCAAGGACGTGAAAGTCTGCGGGAATGTCGGGCTGGCTTTTTCGGAGGTGATACCGGAAGTAACAAAGGATTCGGTGGTGGTGCTGGAAGTAAGCAGTTTCCAGCTGGACAGTATAGAAGAGTTTAAGCCGAGAGCGGCAGTGTTCTTAAATTTTAAAGATGATCACCTGGACTGGCATAAGACGAGAGAAAATTACATGAATGCCAAGATGAAGATAACGATGAACCAGAATGAGAGCGACCTATTCGTTTACAATGAAGATGACGCAGAAATTATAAAGAATCTGGGGAACTTGAGAGCAAGGAAAGCAGGATTTGGAATGATAAAGGGAGAGAGCGATGAAGGGTGTTATTTAGAAGGAGAAACAATTTATTACTATAATAAAGAAATGAACGAAGCGGTAATAAATACAAACGAGATTTTCATTAAGGGACTCCATAATGTTTACAACTCGATGGCGGGAATAATCTCTGCCATCGAGTTTGGAGTGAGCTTCGATGTAATTAGAGAAACATTAAGAACCTTTAAAGGTGTCGAACACAGGATAGAGTTTGTGAGGGAATTAAACGGAGTAAGGTTTTACAACGATTCCAAGGCAACGAACGTGGAATCGACAAAGATGGCGCTGATGAGCTTCGATAACAACATTGTACTGATATTAGGGGGGTACGGAAGCGCAAACTTCGATGAAATAAAGAGTATCGTGAAAGACAGAGTTAAAAAAATAATAGCGGTAGGAGATTCAAAGGAATTTGTGAAGGAGAATTTTGGCGAATTAACGGATGTGAGCGGTACATTTGAGGATGCAGTAACGAAAGCACATAGTGAAGCACAGCCGGGTGATGTGGTATTGCTTTCACCGGCATACAAGAGCTTCGATATGTTCAACAATTTCGAAGAAAGAGGAAGAGAATTTAAAAGAATAGTTAACTCATTATAG
- a CDS encoding FtsQ-type POTRA domain-containing protein, whose amino-acid sequence MSIKKIGVLALLVVALIASTVFLANKWRNDEVFTKITVEGNYTIDRNEILAAARIKDDSTINVDELNIDLIQDRIAEHPEIKKVFVSKEPPAELKIQIIEKNPIAVLNTGSEVKLIDNELEIFPFNNYEKMFDMPVISGLKVKPTKIDPDKLDEEDLRIAAFIITNARREGKSVLYEISEVNMSDSEKVIVYSNEMGVPFYFPRIKGKSIVDKEYQDLLKEKLDVYQEFCEKILGSQKDIMYVDLRFSNQVVVNYKRNIITQGDEESQREKNESQKEKI is encoded by the coding sequence ATGTCAATAAAGAAAATAGGGGTGCTTGCACTGCTGGTCGTGGCGCTGATAGCGTCGACGGTGTTCCTTGCCAATAAGTGGAGGAATGACGAGGTATTTACGAAGATAACTGTCGAAGGGAATTACACGATAGACAGGAATGAGATACTCGCGGCGGCAAGGATAAAGGATGACAGCACTATAAATGTGGACGAGCTGAATATAGACCTGATTCAGGACAGGATAGCTGAGCATCCGGAGATCAAGAAAGTCTTCGTAAGTAAAGAACCACCGGCAGAGCTTAAGATACAGATCATCGAGAAGAATCCGATAGCGGTACTGAACACAGGCAGTGAGGTTAAGCTTATAGATAACGAGCTGGAGATATTTCCGTTCAATAATTACGAGAAGATGTTCGATATGCCCGTAATAAGTGGGTTAAAGGTAAAGCCGACGAAGATTGACCCGGATAAGCTGGACGAGGAGGACCTACGGATAGCGGCGTTCATTATTACGAATGCGAGGAGAGAGGGGAAGTCGGTGCTTTATGAGATATCCGAGGTGAATATGTCGGATTCGGAGAAGGTGATAGTTTATTCGAATGAAATGGGAGTGCCGTTTTATTTCCCTAGGATCAAAGGTAAGAGTATAGTGGATAAAGAGTATCAGGATCTGCTGAAAGAAAAGCTTGATGTATACCAGGAGTTTTGCGAGAAGATACTGGGGAGCCAGAAGGATATAATGTACGTAGATCTGAGATTTTCAAACCAGGTAGTGGTTAATTATAAACGAAATATCATAACTCAAGGGGATGAAGAGTCCCAGAGGGAGAAAAATGAGTCCCAAAAAGAAAAAATCTAA